The sequence GATGAAGGATACGAAAAGCTACAAGCTCTCTGCCTTCCTCGAGGAGGAGTTCGTGCGCGTCAGCGCGCGCGTCGCGAAGGAAATTTGCGACGCCGCGGGACAGGACCCGGAAACGAAGCCGCGGAGCCTGGGCCTCGAACAGGCGAAGGCGCTCCATGAGGCCATGCAAAGCGCGAAGCTCATGTCCCCGCCCACGGACTGCCTGAGTCCCATCGGGGAGCGGCTCATCAAGAAAGGGCTGAAGAACGTACTGGGCAGCATGCGGCCCGAGTTCTATGCGCCCCCCGTCACGCGCGACCCGAGCGTCTACACGGGCAACCCGTTCCAGGTCGAAGTCGGCATCGTGTTCGGGGGCGACCTTCCGCCGGACCAGCCCGTCGAGGTCCTTCGATTCGCAAACCGGGTCCCGCTGATGTACCAGGCCGGTGGCTGTGCGCTCACCCAAGCCGTCGCCCATGTGGACTGGCGGCGCTACGGCCTCGAGCAGCGCGGCGGGGAAGGCCTCCCGTTCGGCCCCTCGATCGTCCTGGTCCATGTGTGCTCGACGAAGGTTCCGTACACGTCCGAGGCGAAGGAGGCCGTGGCCGCGGTCGACGAGATCATGGAGGAACTCGACCTCGCCCTCAAGGAGTGCGGTCGGCGTCTCAAGACGCACCTCACGAAGAAAGCGCACCGCGCGAAGACGCGGGAGAAGTTCGAGATCGTGCAGCTCATCCTTCCACGCATCGCGGAGAAGTCCGCGAAGGTCGTGAACAAGAAGGTGCCCATCCTCGATGCGACGATCACGAAGATCATGGGCGTGGTCTGGGTCGACGAGACGATCGCGTACGACAGGAAGCAGAAACGGCACACGGTCACGATCAACATCCACAACTTCACGGATGCGGGCAAGAAACTCAACCTGCACCTGCTCCTGCCTCGCGGAATCGCGGCGAAGGACTTCGATCCGAAGCCCGATGAAATCCGCGAGGACGGCAAGATCACGTGGGAGCTGAAGCGGATCGACTCCGTGGCCAAGGCGTCCGTCACGTTCCTCCTGGACGGCCTCGACGAGGCGGAGTACGACGAGTCGGACATCTTCGTGAGCGGGATCAACCCCGGACTCGTCGTGGGCGCGGAGCCGCTGCCCGGCGACTGGGAGCTGAACTACAAGGAGTTCGAGGGCGAGGAGGCCCCGCCGCCCGCGGAGGCGGAGGACGAGGGCGAGATCGACTACGACGAGACCGAGGAGGCGCTCGACGATGAGTAAGAAAGCC is a genomic window of Thermoplasmata archaeon containing:
- a CDS encoding DNA topoisomerase VI subunit B, whose amino-acid sequence is MKDTKSYKLSAFLEEEFVRVSARVAKEICDAAGQDPETKPRSLGLEQAKALHEAMQSAKLMSPPTDCLSPIGERLIKKGLKNVLGSMRPEFYAPPVTRDPSVYTGNPFQVEVGIVFGGDLPPDQPVEVLRFANRVPLMYQAGGCALTQAVAHVDWRRYGLEQRGGEGLPFGPSIVLVHVCSTKVPYTSEAKEAVAAVDEIMEELDLALKECGRRLKTHLTKKAHRAKTREKFEIVQLILPRIAEKSAKVVNKKVPILDATITKIMGVVWVDETIAYDRKQKRHTVTINIHNFTDAGKKLNLHLLLPRGIAAKDFDPKPDEIREDGKITWELKRIDSVAKASVTFLLDGLDEAEYDESDIFVSGINPGLVVGAEPLPGDWELNYKEFEGEEAPPPAEAEDEGEIDYDETEEALDDE